In a single window of the Blastopirellula marina genome:
- a CDS encoding sodium:solute symporter — MTWPDYAVLLGYFVVMIVIGIISARSIKGQEDYFMGGRGFGKILQTFAAFGAGTGSSDPVNTGRTTFTSGLSGMWSVMYWLFVTPFYWITSVWYRRMRHLTLGDWFVERYESKALGAAYCVFGLLFFMVYGSMLFSAIGKVAAPLANINAIAVGETEIPIEYILVPIIGVVVLAYGVLGGLRAAYYTDLIQGICIILLSIMLIPFGLHALVEQFGDPSQDNLLAGFRILHEQLPKEHFDLVGSSSMSEFPWYRVVAIVLINLMGIVVQPHFIATGGGSAKSEWDARVGLVVGNFLKRFCTVGWMLTALIALALFAGHPELAGDPDKTWGIASRELLSPGLTGLMVACLLAALMSSIDAYMIVGSGLVVRNLYAAYVNEDATEQECVRVGRLTGSVIVAGAVLISLLMMDVFEQLQLTWVLAVLFAAPFWVGMYWRRATTSAAWITLAYCAIVFFIAPNLLPLVPGVRTAASYTVTNDILETTTTRPAAPSDVARRNLDIELWRDQHQQVKQQLAIAKGENDAAKIARLEQQEELLESEGPQELAVGDQMTEVTRTGGQPIFWSGRVSPIDENGDPIEDIQLTLVKEQRLDENSTQKIMRYPEDIRLLASGNFKLDLLLFQWLGVDLRSKSNAAIDTLSLLPKMAAPLLVMILFSLFTRRNTKTGLDRYYAKMNTPVDPDHERDQKNLAAAMKDPSAIERHKIIPGSDLEFYWPSRLDLVGFIICVAVCCGIIAIAGWVAGIGG, encoded by the coding sequence ATGACGTGGCCTGACTATGCGGTGTTGTTGGGGTACTTCGTGGTGATGATTGTGATTGGCATCATTTCGGCACGGAGCATCAAGGGACAAGAAGACTACTTCATGGGGGGGAGGGGTTTCGGCAAGATCCTACAGACATTTGCTGCATTTGGCGCCGGCACAGGTTCCAGCGACCCAGTCAATACCGGCCGCACCACGTTCACCTCTGGGCTAAGTGGAATGTGGAGCGTTATGTACTGGCTTTTCGTGACTCCATTTTATTGGATCACAAGCGTATGGTATCGGCGAATGCGGCACCTGACGCTGGGGGACTGGTTCGTTGAGCGATATGAATCCAAAGCCCTGGGAGCAGCGTACTGTGTGTTCGGACTTCTTTTCTTCATGGTCTATGGGTCGATGCTGTTTTCCGCCATTGGCAAAGTGGCAGCACCATTGGCGAATATCAATGCGATTGCAGTCGGCGAAACGGAGATCCCCATCGAGTACATCCTAGTTCCAATCATCGGTGTCGTCGTGCTGGCGTATGGAGTTTTGGGCGGCTTGCGGGCGGCCTACTATACGGATCTGATTCAGGGCATCTGCATCATCCTACTCTCGATAATGCTGATACCTTTTGGTTTGCATGCTCTAGTGGAGCAATTCGGTGATCCCAGCCAAGATAACTTATTGGCTGGCTTTCGTATTTTGCACGAGCAGCTGCCCAAAGAGCACTTCGACCTGGTCGGGTCATCATCCATGAGCGAGTTCCCCTGGTACCGCGTTGTCGCCATCGTGCTGATCAACTTGATGGGTATCGTCGTTCAACCACACTTTATCGCAACAGGGGGCGGTTCGGCTAAAAGCGAGTGGGATGCCCGAGTAGGCCTCGTCGTTGGCAATTTCCTGAAACGCTTCTGTACAGTGGGATGGATGCTTACCGCACTTATTGCGTTGGCGCTCTTTGCAGGCCACCCAGAGCTGGCCGGCGATCCCGACAAGACCTGGGGAATCGCATCGCGGGAACTGCTTTCCCCTGGCTTAACCGGATTAATGGTCGCCTGTCTATTGGCGGCTTTGATGAGCAGCATCGACGCCTACATGATAGTCGGTTCCGGACTTGTCGTGCGAAACCTTTATGCAGCCTACGTCAACGAGGACGCCACAGAGCAAGAATGCGTTCGTGTAGGCCGACTAACCGGAAGCGTCATCGTTGCTGGTGCAGTGCTGATTTCGCTACTAATGATGGACGTGTTCGAGCAATTGCAATTAACCTGGGTCCTTGCTGTTCTTTTCGCAGCCCCTTTCTGGGTCGGTATGTACTGGCGGCGTGCGACAACTTCCGCCGCTTGGATCACTTTGGCTTACTGCGCTATCGTATTCTTTATTGCCCCTAACTTGTTGCCGTTGGTACCAGGAGTTCGAACGGCAGCTTCCTACACCGTTACGAATGATATCTTGGAGACAACAACCACTCGGCCAGCAGCTCCCTCCGATGTCGCCCGCCGCAATTTGGATATCGAGTTATGGCGTGATCAACACCAGCAAGTGAAACAACAGTTGGCAATCGCTAAGGGGGAGAATGATGCCGCCAAGATCGCCCGACTCGAGCAGCAGGAAGAGCTTCTTGAATCAGAAGGACCTCAAGAATTGGCCGTCGGTGATCAGATGACCGAAGTCACGCGAACAGGCGGACAACCAATTTTTTGGAGCGGTCGTGTCTCCCCCATTGACGAAAATGGCGATCCAATTGAAGACATTCAGCTAACCTTGGTGAAAGAGCAACGCTTGGATGAGAATTCAACGCAAAAGATAATGCGTTACCCGGAGGACATCAGACTTCTCGCTTCAGGCAATTTCAAACTTGACCTTCTGCTTTTTCAATGGCTTGGCGTTGACCTCCGGTCGAAGAGCAATGCGGCCATCGACACGTTAAGTTTGCTACCCAAGATGGCCGCTCCCCTGCTGGTAATGATTCTCTTCAGCCTGTTTACCAGGCGAAATACCAAGACTGGGCTTGATCGATATTACGCCAAGATGAACACACCGGTCGATCCAGATCACGAGCGAGACCAAAAGAATCTAGCGGCAGCAATGAAGGATCCTTCAGCAATCGAACGTCACAAGATAATTCCCGGCAGCGACTTGGAATTCTACTGGCCGTCGAGGTTAGACCTTGTGGGATTTATCATCTGCGTCGCCGTTTGCTGCGGGATTATTGCAATCGCAGGTTGGGTCGCAGGCATTGGCGGGTAG
- a CDS encoding S9 family peptidase, producing the protein MNKTLIAVLASTLLACCMQTNFSLSTAHAAEAPLLDRELFFGNPQISGGQLSPDGKYISFMKPYKGIMNVWVKEFAEPFDKARPLTDSSRPLYGYTWTEDGKYILFVKDSGGDENMNLFAVDPNEKPEGDRETPNARNLTPMDDVTARMMHASHNNPDLLWVGLNDRDKAWHDLYQLEISTGKLTLVYKNDERITGYEFDWDDNLRLLSRTDPAGNTTLLRKDGDDLVPIYETSVTEDATVHGWDPQNKNIYLATNKGDLDLMTLFKMNPETMELELFESDPEKSVDFGGIRLDRNTHEIISTSYTDDKTRNYWRDKTWESNYKFLQEKFPGREIAFQSSTNDYSKFLIAVYGDKYAAEAWYFDAKTRELIHQYTPRPELKKVEEYLAPMTPIRYASSDGLEIPAYLTLPTGVEPKNLPVVVLVHGGPKGPRDTWGYDAQVQFLANRGYAVLQPNFRASGGYGKKFLNAGDLQWGKLMQDDITWGVKYLIEKGIADKDRVAIMGGSYGGYATLAGLAFTPELYACGVDIVGPSNIFTLLDSIPPYWEAGRAFLYGMVGDPATEEGKQRIREASPLFSAEKISRPLLIVQGANDPRVKQAEADQIAIALRDRGHEVDYLLADDEGHGFAKPVNRMAMYAEIEAFLAEQIGGRFEKEMPADVAKRLEELRVDVTTLTFESEEP; encoded by the coding sequence ATGAACAAAACATTAATCGCCGTATTGGCGTCAACCTTATTGGCCTGCTGTATGCAAACTAACTTCTCATTATCAACGGCACATGCGGCTGAAGCGCCGCTATTGGATCGGGAGCTCTTTTTTGGGAATCCGCAAATTTCTGGCGGCCAATTGAGTCCCGACGGTAAGTACATTTCGTTCATGAAGCCGTACAAAGGGATCATGAATGTGTGGGTGAAGGAGTTCGCAGAGCCTTTCGACAAGGCTCGCCCGTTGACCGATAGCAGTCGGCCTTTGTATGGGTATACCTGGACCGAAGATGGAAAGTACATCCTGTTCGTAAAAGACTCAGGGGGAGACGAGAACATGAATCTGTTCGCCGTTGATCCGAATGAGAAACCAGAGGGGGATAGAGAGACGCCTAATGCCCGCAATCTGACGCCCATGGACGATGTTACTGCGCGGATGATGCACGCCAGTCACAACAATCCCGACCTCCTTTGGGTGGGGCTGAATGATCGAGATAAGGCTTGGCACGATCTCTATCAACTCGAGATTTCGACGGGCAAATTGACTTTAGTCTATAAAAACGACGAACGCATAACCGGTTACGAATTCGACTGGGACGACAATCTCCGTTTGCTTAGTCGAACGGATCCGGCGGGCAATACGACCTTGTTACGAAAAGACGGCGACGATCTCGTTCCGATCTATGAAACTTCCGTTACGGAAGATGCAACCGTCCATGGTTGGGACCCTCAGAATAAGAACATCTACTTGGCCACCAATAAAGGTGACCTCGACTTGATGACTCTATTCAAGATGAATCCGGAAACGATGGAACTAGAGTTATTTGAAAGCGACCCAGAGAAGTCGGTTGATTTCGGTGGAATTCGATTGGATCGCAACACTCATGAAATCATTTCTACTTCATACACCGACGATAAGACCCGCAACTACTGGCGGGATAAGACCTGGGAATCCAACTACAAGTTTCTCCAGGAGAAGTTCCCTGGACGGGAAATAGCCTTCCAGAGTTCAACCAACGACTACAGCAAATTCTTGATCGCCGTATATGGCGACAAGTACGCGGCAGAAGCGTGGTACTTCGACGCGAAAACACGCGAACTCATTCATCAGTACACACCGCGACCCGAACTGAAGAAGGTCGAAGAATATCTCGCACCAATGACTCCAATTCGCTATGCAAGCAGCGACGGTTTGGAGATTCCAGCCTATTTGACGCTACCCACTGGCGTGGAACCGAAAAACTTGCCGGTTGTCGTGCTGGTTCACGGAGGTCCAAAAGGACCTCGCGATACTTGGGGCTATGACGCGCAGGTTCAGTTCCTCGCCAATCGGGGATACGCGGTATTGCAGCCAAATTTCCGTGCCAGCGGCGGCTATGGTAAGAAGTTTCTCAACGCTGGTGACCTGCAATGGGGGAAGCTGATGCAGGACGACATCACTTGGGGAGTGAAATACTTGATCGAGAAGGGAATCGCGGACAAGGATCGCGTTGCTATCATGGGTGGCAGCTACGGCGGCTACGCCACGCTGGCGGGACTCGCTTTCACGCCGGAGCTTTATGCTTGTGGTGTCGACATCGTTGGACCGAGCAACATCTTCACATTACTCGATTCGATTCCGCCTTACTGGGAGGCTGGACGTGCCTTCCTTTACGGCATGGTTGGAGATCCTGCGACCGAAGAGGGAAAGCAGCGAATCAGAGAAGCGAGTCCGCTCTTTAGCGCCGAGAAGATTTCACGACCACTACTCATTGTCCAGGGAGCGAATGATCCGAGAGTGAAACAAGCGGAAGCTGATCAGATTGCCATCGCACTTCGCGATCGAGGTCATGAGGTCGATTACTTGTTGGCGGACGATGAGGGACATGGATTCGCTAAACCCGTTAACCGGATGGCAATGTACGCGGAGATTGAGGCATTTCTAGCGGAGCAGATCGGAGGACGATTTGAAAAAGAGATGCCGGCTGACGTTGCGAAGCGACTTGAGGAACTGCGAGTCGATGTGACGACGTTAACTTTTGAATCTGAAGAGCCATAG
- a CDS encoding ion transporter — MNLERNVVKSDPDDARTWRQQIYEVVFEADTPAGVLFDVILLVAIVLSVMVIMLESVESIRHEYGTLLVGAEWFFTALFTVEYVVRIACVPRPLRYVFSFYGIVDLLAILPTYLIALPIMTDAETQRLTTIRALRLLRAFRIFKLAHMLSEAEALRDAIWAARAKIAVFLSFVVISVVIVGSAMHLIEGGRLDDDGQTMSNGFGSIPESMYWAVVTMTTVGYGDVSPTTALGKALAACMMLLGYCMIIVPTGIVSAEFAQAAKKNMTVRVCDNCMAEGHEADARYCKYCGTML, encoded by the coding sequence ATGAATCTAGAACGCAACGTCGTCAAAAGCGATCCGGATGACGCACGCACGTGGCGACAGCAGATTTATGAGGTCGTGTTTGAAGCCGATACTCCGGCCGGCGTACTATTCGATGTCATACTGCTTGTAGCCATTGTGCTCAGTGTCATGGTAATCATGCTCGAGAGCGTCGAGTCGATTCGGCACGAATATGGCACCCTGCTTGTCGGTGCGGAGTGGTTTTTCACGGCTCTATTCACGGTGGAGTATGTTGTTCGAATCGCTTGTGTCCCTCGCCCACTACGGTATGTTTTCAGTTTCTATGGCATCGTCGACCTTCTCGCAATTTTGCCGACCTATCTAATCGCTCTGCCGATCATGACCGATGCCGAGACGCAGCGGCTTACGACGATTCGTGCCCTGCGTCTTTTGCGGGCGTTTCGAATCTTCAAGCTGGCCCACATGCTATCTGAAGCTGAAGCGTTGCGAGATGCTATTTGGGCGGCTCGCGCTAAGATTGCCGTGTTCTTGTCGTTCGTGGTAATTTCAGTAGTCATTGTCGGTTCGGCAATGCACCTGATTGAAGGAGGTCGACTTGATGACGATGGACAAACGATGTCCAACGGGTTCGGCTCCATACCCGAAAGCATGTACTGGGCCGTCGTAACGATGACGACCGTAGGTTACGGCGACGTCTCGCCAACGACCGCTCTTGGCAAGGCACTCGCGGCGTGCATGATGCTCCTGGGCTACTGCATGATTATCGTGCCGACGGGGATTGTTTCAGCTGAATTCGCCCAGGCCGCTAAGAAGAACATGACAGTGCGCGTGTGCGACAACTGTATGGCAGAAGGACACGAAGCCGACGCTCGCTACTGCAAGTATTGTGGAACCATGCTCTGA